The genomic region ACACGATCGGCGAAGATGCGGCGATTGCGACAATTGGCAGTGTTCCAGACAGCGTCGCCCGGCCGCTGCGGCTGCGAGAATTTCCGGTTATGGGTTGGCAAGTAGCCGTTTTCGTCAACCGCCGCGCAGAAGGCGACGCGCTCGTCGAGGGCAACGACGGGTTCCAGGATCGAAGGCAGCAGCCGGTCGGTGAGCTCGGTGAAGGCGGCCATCATCTGCGCCGGGTCGGTACCCGGTATCGGCCGGTAGCGTCGGTCGAAGAGGGCGTCGAGGCCGATCTGACCCTCGGCGATGGCCCGTTCGAATGCGCCAGAAATCTGCCTTGCCACCGACTGCGCCTCCTCGATCCAGCGGCTGTCGGCGGTCTTCACACCGGCGCTCGCCGTCAGCTGGACCAGGGTTTCGGAAAGACCGACGACGCTGTCGACCCGTTTTGCCGCCTGCTGCAGCCTGATATTCGAACCGGCGACCTCGCCCGACATCTCGCTGAGCTTTTCGACGAAACCAGCGCATTGCTGGTCGACGGCCTCGGTGGTGTTGGCCATGACGGTTGAACTGTCGAGGATGCGGGTGATGACATGTTCCATGCTTTCGAAGGCGCCGCGCATCGCCTCCGACTTGTCGCGGACACCGGCGGCACTCTCACGCGCATCGCCGCCGACCACCGACAGCCGGTCGATCTTCACCCGCAATTCGTCCAGCGTGTCCTGGATCGAGCCGGTCGCCTTCGAGGTCTGCAGCGAAAGCGCCCGGACCTCGGCGGCGACGACGGCAAAACCCTTGCCCGCATCGCCGGCGCGCGCTGCCTCGATTGCGGCATTCAGCGCCAGAAGGTTGGTCTGGCGGGCAATGGTGCTGATCTCGTCGGCGATCTTGTCGACGTCGGCCAGCGACTTCGAAAAGCCGGCGATTTCGGCACCGATGACGTTGGAAGACTGAACCATGTGGCCGATCTCGGCGACGGAGCCGGACAGGCGGTCGGCCGATTCCTTCAGCATCTGGCGCGCTTCAGCCGCGGTGCGGTCGGTCTCCCGCAGCGACAGGGCGACCGAACGGTTGGTTTCGGCAATCGAAAGCGCGGTGCCGGTGACATGATCGAAGGCGGAGGCATGGCGGGCCGACATCGCCGCCATGTCCTGAATGGCGCCGGCAATATCGACGAGATCGATGCCGAGTGTCGAAGCCTCCTCGGCAAGGCGCTGCAGGATGTGGCGCAAGGCGGTGCGATCCGGGCCTTCCGCTTCGACAGCCGGTTCTCCGGCCAGATCGTCTATCGCCTTCAGCGCATGCATGACCGACGTTCCCCCGCCTCAATCGGCAAAGCTTCGATCAACATGGTTAATAAGTTGCAAACGGCGCCACCGCCTTAGACTTAGGTTGTAGTCAAAGAGGCTTGGGCTGCATGCTGCGCGATATGTCTCAGATCGCGCCGATTTCCTTGAGCTTTTTCAGCACCGCCTGGGTCGGCTCGCCGTTTTCGGGCAGGTTGTAGTGCTTCTGGAAATGGCGGATGGCCGCGCGGGTCTGCTCGCCGGCGACGCCGTCGACGCCGACATTGGCATAGGCCATGTTGGAAAGGCCCTTCTGAATCTTCAGCACCAGGTCGACATTGGTGATTTCGCTCGAGGGAACCTGCTTTGCGGCCGAAGGGGCGGTTTTGACCGACTTTTCGGCGCTGCGGATCGCCTCGGCCACCGGGTCTTCCGCCGCCGCCTTCGAGCTCACATCCTCGGGCGGCTTTTCCATGGGCACGGTCGAAGGGCCCGATGCATCCGTCTGCAGCGCCGCCAGCACCTCCGGCGTCGGATCGCCGGTCTGGGCCATGCCGACCGTTTCCTCGAAGAAGAGGATGGCCGCACTGGTGCGTGGGCCGATGATGCCGTCAGGTATGCCGTTATAAAGGCCGCGGCGCACCAATTGCTGCTGGATGTCCATGACGAGCTGGCTCGGCTGCTGACCGGGCGCGGCAGGCGCCGGCGTCGCGTTGGTGGTGGTCGCGGCATCCTCCGGCCGCTCGATGCGGAAGGTGGTGACGTCGCCCTGCTGCTCCTCGGCCGGGCGGCGGGCGCCGAGCACATTGGGAGACTGCGGATCGCGGGTGCGAAAAATCGGGTGCGGATGCAGGCCGGGCTGATACCAGAGCGCGTTGGCGGCGACGAAGGAGAAGATGACGACGAAGGTGATGGTGCCGCCGGCAACCGACGGATTGCGGCCGATGACGCCGCCGAGCACCGATGCGCCCTGCAAACTCAGGCCGCCGAGCGCCGCTGCACCCGACATCAGGAGGCCCGGCTGCTGCCGTCCCCTTTTTCCCTTAGGCGATTTTCGCTTGCGCGCGGCCATCGAAACGCCCCTCCCCCAATTCTGCACCTGCATTGACCGCGCCCTTCAGCCGCGGCGGGAACTCGACAGTCGCACCATGACCGGCGTCTTCGGCGCACACGGCGCCCGAGCCGTCCACCGCGATCTCGATGGTGATGATCGTGCCTTCGCCGGGCTGGCTGGCGATGGCGAAATGCCCGCCATGCAGCGCCACCAGCCCCTTGACCAGGGAAAGACCAAGGCCGGTGCCTTCGAAGCGGCGGGTATAATCGTTCTGGATCTGGACGAAGGGCTGGCCGAGCAGGGCCAGCTTGTCGGCCGCAATACCGATGCCGGTATCGCTGACCGTCAGCTTGAGGATGCCGTCGCGCGCCGCCGCATCGACCGAGACGACACCGCCGGCTTCGGTGAACTTGATGGCATTGCCGACGAGATTGATGAGGATCTGCTGGATGGCGCGCTGATCGGCGACGATCTCGCCGAGGCCGCGCTGGATCCGACTCGTCAGCGTCAGGCCCTTGGTCTTGGCCTGCAATGCCAGCATCGATTCGCAGGACTTGACCGAGCTTGATATATCGAAGGCTTCGAGGATCAGCTCGTAACGGCCGGCTTCGATCTTGCTCATGTCGAGCATGGTGTTGACGACGGACAAGAGATGCGCGCCGGTTTCGCGCACGAGGCCGACATATTCGCGCTGGCGGTCGTTTTCGAACTTGCCGAAATATTCACCGATCAGGATATCGGAAAAACCGAGAATGGCGTTCAGCGGCGTGCGCAGCTCGTGGCTGACGGCGGCGAGGAAGCGCGACTTGGCGTCGTTTGCCGATTCGGCATCGGCGACGCGGTTCTGGGCTTCGGCCCGCAGCTGCTGTTCGACGGAGACATCGCGCAGCTGGGCAATGACGGCGGCAAGCTCGCCGTCGGCGTCGCGCCGGGCCGTCATGTCCATTCTGAGATAAGCGAACTGGCGCTGATCGCGCGCGACCGAGGGGCGGTCGATGCGCAGATCGACACATTCGGTATCCTCGCCCCGGCGCAGGCTATCGAGCGCCTGCAGGAAAAGGATGCGGTCGGAGACATGCACCTGCTCCAGGAAACCCCTGCCCTTGGGATCGCGCATCCAGGCGAGAAAATCGCGACGGTCGCGGCCGCCGATCGTGGCCACACTGCCATGCGGGTCGAGGAAGAAGACCAGGCCGGGGGTGGCGGCAAGGAAGAAGTCCTCGGCCGACTGCGTGGCGATCCCGGCCGACGACCCCTGACGGGCAAGCGCAATGCTGCCGACGGCGGAAAAGAGGAAGGCGGCGCAGACCATGGCGACCCCCGCCGGCAAGGCGACGGCCGGGCCGGTGACCGCCGAAAGGCCGATGGGCGCAGCAATAAGAGCAGCCGACGAGAACAGCACGAGGCGGCGCAGGATCGCGAGCTCACGCTGGCGCACGGCTTCGCCGCCGCCCGTCCGGGAGAGCCAGCTTGTCGCCGCCCGGTCTACGAGAGCCGTCACCCAGCCGCCAATGTTACTCAATACTCGCACGCAATACCCGCCCAAAAAGGCTGTCTGTCGATCCGGACAATAGGCCCCGGCGGCTTAAAGAAAGGATAAGGCAAAAGCGCTGTTCACCGCCGGAAAGGGCCGAAAATCCCGTTTTGAAGCATCCGGAAGGCTCTTTGCCTTTTGTGGTTAATAGCGGGTAAGCGACGGATATTCCTCATATTTCAGCATTGCGTTAACTCATGTGGCAAGGCGAGCCGGCAAAAGCCCTGCAATTGCAAGCAGGTGCTGCCCTGATGCTTAACGGCGATCGCTCGCATTCGACTAAAATGCCCGTCAAATACCGGTCGCTAAAATTTGAACTAAATTTGCCGCAAATGCGCGTGAGTTTCGAAAAGCGGCATTCGCAACTTGGCGGTAGGGTGAAAACACACCGGACAACCGGCCTGATTCGGCGACAAGAACCGGACGGGAAAACAGGATGGGCAACGACAATGTGGTTTCTGATCAAAGGATCCTTCTGGTTTGGCCTTGTGCTCGTGCTTCTTTCCGTCTTCAGCACGGAGAGTTCCGACAAGCTCGCCGGCGGCCCGCAATTGCAGCTTTCCGACGCGTTTACGGCGGTAAGCGGCGCCTATGACTATCTCACCGGCATGTGCTCGGAAAAACCCGAGGTCTGCGCCAAGGGCGCCGAAACCGTCACCGCACTCGGCTACCGGGCCCGCGAAGGCGCCCGCGTCGCCTATGAACTGCTCGACAGCCAGTTCAAGGACGAGGCTCCGGTGACTGCAAGGCATGCCGAACCGCAGACGCCGGTGGCTCTCGCCATGCCTTCGCTGGCAGCGCCCGCCATCCAGGAAAAGATGCGCGAAGCAAAGGCCGCGCTGAACCAGCCGATGCCTTACCGCCCGCCGGTCGAGGATGACGCCTCCGCTGAGGCTGTTGTCACCGGCGCAATCCCGCTGCCGACGCCGAAGCCGGCAATCTGAATTTTCGACCTTGCATCGGTGCTCCGCATGACGCGGAAATGCCCCATGCCTGACGTGCCTGCCCTGTTTAATTCAGCATGTTGCTGCGCCGTGAGGATGCCCATCCCTCACGGCGTTTCTTTTCATATATGCCATCAGCAAGCGTGCCGCGGTTTAGAGATCACGACACGCATGAAAACAAAGAATTGAAGCGAGTCGCATGAATCCTGTTCGACGCGGCGCGCTTTAACGGTTCAAATCCGCCGGTCTTTCACCTATATGCAGTTTAGAGCTTTTCCTCGCGCATTCCGGACGCAAAACCGCTGTGCACTTTTGCTGGAAGTGCTTTAATAGTGAAAGGCTTTCTCATGGCATCCCTCGACCAGATCATCGACGACTTCGCTTTCCTGGACGATTGGGAAGACCGCTACCGCTATGTCATCGAACTCGGCAAGGCGCTGCCTGAACTCGCCGAGGAGAAGCGCACCACCGAAAACAAGGTGATGGGCTGCGCCAGCCAGGTCTGGCTGGTGACGCATACCACAGGCGATCCCGACAATCCGGTGATGAGCTTCGAGGGTGATTCCGACGCCCATATCGTGCGCGGCCTCGTCGCCATCGTGCTTGCCACCTATTCCGGCAAGGTGGCGTCCGAGATTGCCGGGCTCGATGCCTTCGAGATCTTCTCGAAGATCGGCCTGGTGGAGAACCTCTCATCGCAGCGTTCGAACGGACTGCGATCGATGGTCAACAGGATTCGCGAAGAAGCAAAGCTTCGCGCCGCGGCCTGAACGCACAGTTCCGGGCGACATGTCTTGGTGTTTGAGGGGCTTTGAGAGATCCGGAGCGCAGCGATTCGGCAAGCGCTTCCGTCATCGAATCAGTATATTAACACTTGCTCATAGTATAGGAATACATTCTACGCCTGCCGGTAAAGCATAGAGCAGAGGCCCTACCGCAAGCGCAGACAGAAAAGCCGGGCACGAGACCCGGCTTTTGTCGTTGGTGGCTTTCGAAAAAGCTCAGCCGCGGCCGCGCTTGCGGCGCTGACCCAGGCCCATTTCCTTTGCCAGGCGCGAACGCGCTTCGGCATAGGCGGGCGCTACCATCGGGTAGTCGGTCGGAAGGTCCCACTTCTCGCGGTATTCTTCCGGCGAGAGGCTGTGATGCGTCATCAGGTGACGCTTGAGGGACTTGAAGTTGCCGCCGCATTCCAGACACGTGATCTGCTCGTCCTGTACGGACTTGCGGACAGAGACTGCAGGCTTCTGTTTTTCGACGATGGCCGCAGCAGGCTGCGGTACGGACGTGTTGCTGAGTGCCGAATGCACGTCGGAAATCAGATTTGCCAGGTCGCTGACCGGGACAACATGGTTGCTGACATAAGCCGCGACGATGTCGGCTGTCAGTTCCACAAGCAGCTCCGGCGCATTGCCGGTCGCCATTTCCGTCATATTTTTTCTCCTGTTAGCATGCTCAAACGGCCTTTGACTGTTACGCCAAAGACCCGCCTCGTAGAAGCGAACAGCAAAAGCACGGGAAGCGACCTTCTGTTTCGAAAAACGCGAAATCCACCCCTAGATTCCGAAGAGCGAGACCTGTTCTTATACTGCCTGACTGCAAACCACTACGTCATGCCCCAGGCGATGGCCTCAGTTTAGACATGAAAAATCAAAACTGAGGGACTTGGAAGCAGTACGATTGTAATTCACAATCAGAACTCTACTTGCATTTTCAAATACCATCGTTTGGTCGAAAGGCCAATTATTATTTGTCGTTTTTCTTGAGAAAAAATGACAGATGAAGAATTAAGGCGCTTACGGGCAAGCTTTACTCACAGCTTCCTGTGCATAAGTTTTGCATAAATCTGGTAAAGCGGCGAAACAGCACGGGGCTCAGCGCTCGCGCATATCGTCGCGGACCGAGACGGCACCGAGCGCATATCCCGAAAGGTGGGCGGCTCTGGCCAGCAGATGGGCAGAGACCGGCGCCGTCAGCAACAGGAAGACAAAGCCGGCAATGGCGCGGGCGAGAATCGCCAGGTCC from Rhizobium sp. BT03 harbors:
- a CDS encoding MucR family transcriptional regulator, whose protein sequence is MTEMATGNAPELLVELTADIVAAYVSNHVVPVSDLANLISDVHSALSNTSVPQPAAAIVEKQKPAVSVRKSVQDEQITCLECGGNFKSLKRHLMTHHSLSPEEYREKWDLPTDYPMVAPAYAEARSRLAKEMGLGQRRKRGRG
- a CDS encoding SufE family protein; this encodes MASLDQIIDDFAFLDDWEDRYRYVIELGKALPELAEEKRTTENKVMGCASQVWLVTHTTGDPDNPVMSFEGDSDAHIVRGLVAIVLATYSGKVASEIAGLDAFEIFSKIGLVENLSSQRSNGLRSMVNRIREEAKLRAAA
- a CDS encoding HAMP domain-containing sensor histidine kinase, coding for MRVLSNIGGWVTALVDRAATSWLSRTGGGEAVRQRELAILRRLVLFSSAALIAAPIGLSAVTGPAVALPAGVAMVCAAFLFSAVGSIALARQGSSAGIATQSAEDFFLAATPGLVFFLDPHGSVATIGGRDRRDFLAWMRDPKGRGFLEQVHVSDRILFLQALDSLRRGEDTECVDLRIDRPSVARDQRQFAYLRMDMTARRDADGELAAVIAQLRDVSVEQQLRAEAQNRVADAESANDAKSRFLAAVSHELRTPLNAILGFSDILIGEYFGKFENDRQREYVGLVRETGAHLLSVVNTMLDMSKIEAGRYELILEAFDISSSVKSCESMLALQAKTKGLTLTSRIQRGLGEIVADQRAIQQILINLVGNAIKFTEAGGVVSVDAAARDGILKLTVSDTGIGIAADKLALLGQPFVQIQNDYTRRFEGTGLGLSLVKGLVALHGGHFAIASQPGEGTIITIEIAVDGSGAVCAEDAGHGATVEFPPRLKGAVNAGAELGEGRFDGRAQAKIA
- a CDS encoding peptidoglycan-binding domain-containing protein: MAARKRKSPKGKRGRQQPGLLMSGAAALGGLSLQGASVLGGVIGRNPSVAGGTITFVVIFSFVAANALWYQPGLHPHPIFRTRDPQSPNVLGARRPAEEQQGDVTTFRIERPEDAATTTNATPAPAAPGQQPSQLVMDIQQQLVRRGLYNGIPDGIIGPRTSAAILFFEETVGMAQTGDPTPEVLAALQTDASGPSTVPMEKPPEDVSSKAAAEDPVAEAIRSAEKSVKTAPSAAKQVPSSEITNVDLVLKIQKGLSNMAYANVGVDGVAGEQTRAAIRHFQKHYNLPENGEPTQAVLKKLKEIGAI
- a CDS encoding DUF5330 domain-containing protein, with the translated sequence MWFLIKGSFWFGLVLVLLSVFSTESSDKLAGGPQLQLSDAFTAVSGAYDYLTGMCSEKPEVCAKGAETVTALGYRAREGARVAYELLDSQFKDEAPVTARHAEPQTPVALAMPSLAAPAIQEKMREAKAALNQPMPYRPPVEDDASAEAVVTGAIPLPTPKPAI
- a CDS encoding methyl-accepting chemotaxis protein, whose protein sequence is MHALKAIDDLAGEPAVEAEGPDRTALRHILQRLAEEASTLGIDLVDIAGAIQDMAAMSARHASAFDHVTGTALSIAETNRSVALSLRETDRTAAEARQMLKESADRLSGSVAEIGHMVQSSNVIGAEIAGFSKSLADVDKIADEISTIARQTNLLALNAAIEAARAGDAGKGFAVVAAEVRALSLQTSKATGSIQDTLDELRVKIDRLSVVGGDARESAAGVRDKSEAMRGAFESMEHVITRILDSSTVMANTTEAVDQQCAGFVEKLSEMSGEVAGSNIRLQQAAKRVDSVVGLSETLVQLTASAGVKTADSRWIEEAQSVARQISGAFERAIAEGQIGLDALFDRRYRPIPGTDPAQMMAAFTELTDRLLPSILEPVVALDERVAFCAAVDENGYLPTHNRKFSQPQRPGDAVWNTANCRNRRIFADRVGLAAGRSTAPFLVQTYRRDMGGGNFVMMKDISAPITVMGRHWGGLRLAVKV